The following DNA comes from Methanosarcina vacuolata Z-761.
ATGACTTACAACCATATTCGAGAACTAAAAGCAATGGGATATATAACCGATGGGGAAAATGGATACATTATAACGGACGCGGGAAGAATCGCATCGATTTGATTTTAAGAACCAATTGTAAAAATCATTTCGATTAGACCAGTCAGAGAATACCTTTTTTGATCAGATAAAACTTTCAACAGCCTGTTTTCTTACTATTCTCCCTGATCGTTCACATTTTTTCTCAAAAAATGAAACTCAAGCCTCTTAAAAACCCCAAACAGTAAAAGAAATTTTTAAAATAAATCGATTTGGGGAGAACTTTATTATTAAAACGGTTAAAAGTGTTAAATTCGTATCATGTCTGGGTAAATAGAACAAAATACTTGTGAAGAGATCCTTTTAACTGTAACGTAGACCAAAATTGTGTGAATGAGCTCCTGCAGAATTGAGTTGCAGGCAAAGATACAGGAATATAGGGGAACACCCGGGGAGTAAGGGGCAAGATGCAGTATGGGGGTATTGTATCGGGAAAGCTCTTTACTCCCTTCCACCTCTAACTTTTCTTCTATACACTTTTTATCCAATTTCTAATATTTTCTCATTTTTCTGGTTTCTATAAAATTTCTCGGACTTTTCCCTGCTTTTTTCCGGAATTAGCTCTATTTTTTCCAGTTTTTTTCCATAGCTCTGGCTCTCAAATCTGGTGGCATTTTCTCGATTGCATATCTGAGGGCGGTTCTGGGCATCTCTTTTTTGTTATTCATCACGTATTCAAATACTTCCTGCCTGTGGGGTTTGCTGGCTTCTTTTAGCATCCAGCCGTAGCCTTTCTGGACCAGGTCGTCTCTGTCTTTGAGCAGCAGGTCGGATATTTCAAAAACGTCGTCAAGGAAATTGCCTTTTCGGGCAGGCAGGATCAGGGTTACTGCAGCCGCTCGCCTTACCCACCTGTTGTCCGACAGGGCCCAGGTCTTGAGTTTTTCCACATACGCTGGAAATTTTTCTATAAAAGAGCCCACTGCATGGTTGCATAGGGTATCACACTTTGCCCAGTTGTTAACGTAGTTTTCAACCCAACGCTCAAAGGTAAAGAAATCGTCCTCAGAGTAATTATTTCTTACCAGGTAGGCCCACTCGGCTGCAATAAAGGCTTCCTCGCAGTAATCGGACCTAAATAGGTCCTCGCACAGGCTAAAGATCTCTTTTTTGTCTTTGGACTTTATTTCGTTAAAGTAATTTTTCGCAATTCTTCCCACAAGCGCAGATTTTACTCCGTAGCAGTGAACTTCTTCTTTGAAAAAGCGAGATGAGCTGGCTTTTGTTTTCTCATCCACATTAAGGGCTAGTTCCTCTCTTATCCTGGGTATAATATTGGGTTCCACAGTTCTCTATTTATTGAGAGATGTACTTATATTTTGTTTATATATATTTACATTTTATTCATCTTAATTTACAGTCCACTTCTTTATTACTTT
Coding sequences within:
- a CDS encoding DNA alkylation repair protein is translated as MEPNIIPRIREELALNVDEKTKASSSRFFKEEVHCYGVKSALVGRIAKNYFNEIKSKDKKEIFSLCEDLFRSDYCEEAFIAAEWAYLVRNNYSEDDFFTFERWVENYVNNWAKCDTLCNHAVGSFIEKFPAYVEKLKTWALSDNRWVRRAAAVTLILPARKGNFLDDVFEISDLLLKDRDDLVQKGYGWMLKEASKPHRQEVFEYVMNNKKEMPRTALRYAIEKMPPDLRARAMEKNWKK